The Cronobacter sakazakii genome has a window encoding:
- the fecR gene encoding ferric citrate uptake sigma factor regulator FecR, whose protein sequence is MNPSLTDSRRQALRSASHWYAVLSGERVSPQQEARWQQWYEQDQDNQWAWQQVENLRNQLGGVPGDVASRALHDTRLTRRHVMKGLLLLLGAGGGWQLWQSETGEGLRADYRTAKGAVSRQQLEDGSLLTLNTQSAADVRFDAHQRTVRLWYGEIAITTAKDAQQRPFRVLTRQGQLTALGTEFTVRQQDNFTQLDVQQHAVEVLLASAPAQKRIVNAGESLQFSASEFGAVKPLDDESTSWTKGILSFSDKPLGEVIATLSRYRNGVLRCDPAVAGLRLSGTFPLKNTDAILNVIAQTLPVKIQSITRYWINISPL, encoded by the coding sequence ATGAATCCTTCGTTAACCGATTCCCGCCGTCAGGCGCTGCGTTCAGCTTCCCACTGGTATGCCGTGCTAAGCGGCGAGCGCGTCAGCCCACAACAGGAAGCGCGCTGGCAACAGTGGTATGAACAGGATCAGGATAACCAGTGGGCCTGGCAGCAGGTTGAAAACCTGCGCAACCAGCTTGGCGGTGTGCCTGGCGACGTTGCCAGCCGGGCGCTGCACGATACCCGCCTCACCCGCCGTCACGTGATGAAAGGATTACTGCTGTTGCTCGGCGCTGGCGGAGGCTGGCAACTCTGGCAGTCGGAAACCGGCGAAGGTCTGCGGGCAGATTACCGCACCGCCAAAGGCGCAGTCAGCCGTCAGCAACTGGAAGATGGCTCCCTGCTCACGCTGAATACCCAAAGCGCGGCGGATGTGCGTTTTGATGCGCATCAGCGCACCGTCCGGCTCTGGTACGGTGAAATCGCCATTACTACCGCGAAAGATGCGCAGCAACGCCCCTTCCGCGTCCTGACCCGTCAGGGCCAACTCACCGCTTTAGGGACAGAATTTACCGTCCGCCAGCAGGATAATTTCACGCAGCTTGACGTGCAGCAGCACGCCGTGGAAGTGCTTCTCGCCAGTGCCCCCGCGCAAAAACGCATCGTGAACGCTGGTGAAAGCCTGCAGTTCAGCGCCTCTGAGTTTGGCGCAGTGAAACCGCTGGATGACGAGAGTACAAGCTGGACGAAGGGCATCCTGAGCTTCAGCGATAAACCGCTGGGTGAGGTGATAGCCACGCTAAGCCGTTACCGCAACGGCGTGCTGCGCTGCGATCCCGCCGTTGCCGGGCTGCGCCTGAGCGGGACGTTCCCGCTGAAAAATACCGATGCGATCCTGAACGTTATCGCTCAAACGCTTCCCGTTAAAATTCAGTCTATTACGCGGTACTGGATAAACATTTCACCGCTGTAA